In one Candidatus Hydrogenedentota bacterium genomic region, the following are encoded:
- a CDS encoding Gfo/Idh/MocA family oxidoreductase, whose amino-acid sequence MNPMRVGLIGCGNISTVYFEAGGRFRDLQIVACADRDPARAEAAAVRHAIPRVLDVANLPGDPEVDLVLNLTPPQAHTPVLRTAIAAGKHAYTEKPLGLSLAESISLLEQAGAAGVTIGCAPDTVLGAGIQTARKLIDDGWIGRPVSATAFMLCPGHESWHPDPAFYYAPGGGPLFDMGPYYLSALVTLLGPITQACAMTTAAASERIITSEARFGQAVPVAVPTHVSGTLAFESGALATLIMSFDAIGHSLPHLEIHGTEGSLQVADPNTFGGPIRLKRRGADAFADVPLSHTYASQSRGLGLAEMARAIQDGREPRASARMALHVLDCMEALHRSAGARTFVSLATRCPRPEPMPMNLLEGGVDS is encoded by the coding sequence ATGAACCCCATGCGCGTGGGCCTCATCGGCTGCGGCAACATTTCCACCGTCTATTTCGAAGCCGGCGGGCGCTTTCGCGATCTCCAAATCGTCGCCTGCGCGGATCGGGACCCCGCACGTGCGGAAGCCGCCGCCGTGCGCCACGCCATTCCCCGCGTACTGGACGTGGCCAATCTCCCCGGCGACCCCGAAGTCGATCTGGTGCTGAACCTCACGCCGCCCCAGGCACACACCCCGGTGCTCCGGACCGCGATAGCCGCCGGAAAACACGCCTACACCGAGAAGCCCCTCGGCCTGTCCCTCGCGGAATCCATCTCCCTACTCGAGCAGGCCGGCGCGGCGGGCGTCACCATCGGATGCGCGCCGGATACCGTCCTCGGCGCCGGAATCCAGACCGCGCGAAAACTCATCGATGACGGCTGGATCGGTCGGCCCGTCTCCGCCACCGCCTTCATGCTCTGCCCCGGTCACGAATCCTGGCACCCCGATCCCGCCTTCTACTATGCCCCCGGCGGCGGCCCTCTCTTCGACATGGGCCCCTACTACCTCAGCGCCCTGGTCACGCTCCTCGGCCCCATAACCCAGGCATGCGCCATGACCACGGCCGCCGCCTCCGAGCGCATCATCACCAGCGAGGCCCGATTTGGACAGGCCGTGCCCGTCGCGGTGCCCACCCACGTCTCCGGCACCCTCGCCTTCGAAAGCGGCGCCCTCGCCACCCTCATCATGAGCTTCGACGCCATCGGCCATTCCCTGCCCCACCTGGAGATCCACGGCACCGAGGGCAGCCTGCAGGTGGCCGACCCCAACACCTTCGGCGGGCCCATCAGACTCAAGCGGCGCGGTGCGGACGCCTTCGCCGATGTGCCCCTGAGCCATACCTACGCCAGCCAGTCCCGCGGCCTCGGCCTGGCCGAAATGGCCCGGGCCATTCAGGATGGGCGCGAACCCCGCGCGAGCGCGCGAATGGCCCTCCACGTCCTCGACTGCATGGAGGCCCTCCACCGCTCCGCCGGCGCGCGCACCTTCGTGTCCCTGGCGACGCGCTGCCCGCGACCCGAGCCCATGCCCATGAATTTATTGGAAGGCGGGGTCGATTCCTAG
- a CDS encoding HlyC/CorC family transporter yields MPQIFWELVLLVALIMGNGLFSMTEIAIVSARRSRLEQLAASGDHGAAEALKLLDDPNRFLSTVQVGITLIGTLAGVVGGARFATPVAELLQKVGVPELHRQNIALGIVVLLITYLSLTLGELAPKRIAMSNPEGISRVTAGPMRWLSTLTSPLISLLSGTTNLILMLLPLKQTPEGDVTEDDIRMMIRQGAKTGVLSGEEKDMLIRMLHLDDRRVGTLMTPRRDMVSFPQTATRAEILDVIEENRHSRYPVYGDNVENILGVVHLRDIMDAISKSDVVDLTECMTQALHVPDTTRALGLLRQFKSSGIHFAIVQDEFGGVQGVVTLNDIFECIVGSLPEAGEEEDPDVIRREDGSYLLNGSLAIEDLYAMFPGHPIAEEVEGGFKTLGGFIMAQLGRIPTAGDFFICGGLRFEVMDMDERRVDKALVEFVPETGPAEVNDDGAVAE; encoded by the coding sequence ATGCCCCAGATTTTTTGGGAGTTGGTTCTGCTGGTTGCCCTAATCATGGGAAACGGCTTGTTTTCCATGACCGAAATCGCCATCGTCTCTGCGCGCCGCTCGCGTCTGGAGCAACTGGCGGCGTCGGGTGACCACGGCGCCGCCGAGGCCCTCAAGCTCCTCGACGACCCCAACCGCTTCCTTTCCACGGTGCAAGTCGGCATCACCCTTATCGGCACCCTGGCGGGCGTCGTGGGCGGTGCGCGCTTTGCCACGCCCGTGGCCGAGCTGCTCCAGAAGGTCGGTGTGCCGGAGTTGCACCGGCAGAACATCGCCCTGGGCATCGTCGTACTCCTCATCACCTACCTCTCCCTCACCCTCGGCGAACTCGCCCCCAAGCGTATCGCCATGTCCAACCCCGAGGGCATCAGCCGCGTCACCGCCGGCCCCATGCGCTGGCTCTCCACCCTCACGTCCCCCCTCATCAGCCTGCTATCCGGCACCACCAACCTCATCCTCATGCTCCTGCCCCTGAAGCAGACACCCGAAGGCGACGTAACGGAAGACGACATCCGCATGATGATTCGCCAGGGCGCCAAGACGGGCGTCCTCAGCGGCGAAGAAAAGGACATGCTCATCCGCATGCTCCACCTCGATGATCGGCGCGTCGGCACCCTCATGACGCCCCGACGAGACATGGTGAGCTTCCCCCAGACCGCCACGCGCGCCGAAATCCTCGACGTCATCGAAGAAAACCGGCACTCCCGCTATCCCGTCTATGGCGACAACGTGGAAAACATACTCGGCGTAGTGCACCTGCGCGACATCATGGACGCCATCTCCAAATCCGATGTGGTGGATCTCACCGAGTGCATGACCCAGGCGCTCCACGTGCCCGATACCACCCGCGCCCTGGGCCTCCTCCGCCAGTTCAAGTCCTCCGGCATCCACTTCGCCATCGTGCAGGACGAATTCGGCGGCGTTCAGGGTGTCGTAACCCTCAACGATATCTTCGAATGCATCGTCGGCAGCCTGCCCGAGGCCGGTGAAGAAGAAGACCCCGACGTCATCCGCCGCGAGGACGGCTCCTATCTCCTCAACGGAAGCCTCGCCATCGAAGACCTGTATGCCATGTTCCCCGGCCACCCCATCGCCGAAGAAGTCGAAGGCGGATTCAAGACCCTCGGCGGTTTCATCATGGCCCAACTCGGCCGCATCCCCACCGCCGGTGACTTCTTCATCTGCGGCGGACTCCGCTTCGAAGTCATGGACATGGACGAACGCCGCGTAGACAAGGCCCTCGTCGAGTTCGTGCCCGAGACGGGCCCCGCCGAAGTGAACGACGACGGGGCCGTGGCGGAGTAA
- a CDS encoding glycosyltransferase has protein sequence MPDPPPATLSVVLPVYNGAETLARAVESIQSQTHRDWELTIVDDGSTDDSAAIAGRFAASDPRVVLRRCPHRGLVPTLIDGCAAARSDFIARMDADDVAHPERLERQLAWFTAHPQGGLCGTRVRMGGPNIGSGRRRYETWLNRNTTHEEIERELFVECPMAHPTFMMRRAAFENIGGYRDFDGPEDYDLVMRFWRSGYHLGNVPEALLDWREHPGRLSMTSPRYSEAAFRRFKRHWLHESRITRGRPLYQWGAGEVGKRWLREWPQETLQAVADIRPAKIGQRIHGYHVIRPEDLPAPGACFVVVAVGTPGARDEIRAHAGRLGFREGEDYCFIA, from the coding sequence ATGCCCGATCCACCTCCCGCAACCCTGTCGGTCGTACTGCCCGTATACAACGGCGCGGAAACCCTCGCGCGCGCGGTGGAATCCATCCAGTCCCAGACTCACCGCGACTGGGAACTGACCATCGTAGACGATGGTTCAACCGACGATAGCGCCGCCATCGCTGGCCGCTTCGCCGCGTCAGACCCGCGTGTCGTTCTGCGCCGTTGCCCGCATCGGGGCCTGGTACCCACGCTCATCGACGGTTGCGCTGCCGCCCGGAGCGATTTCATCGCCCGGATGGACGCGGACGATGTCGCCCACCCGGAGCGTCTGGAGCGCCAGCTCGCCTGGTTCACCGCCCACCCGCAAGGTGGACTATGCGGCACCCGGGTGCGCATGGGCGGCCCAAACATCGGTTCCGGACGCAGGCGCTACGAAACGTGGCTCAACCGCAATACCACCCACGAAGAAATCGAGCGGGAATTGTTCGTCGAGTGCCCCATGGCCCACCCCACCTTCATGATGCGCCGCGCGGCCTTCGAAAACATCGGAGGCTACCGGGATTTCGATGGCCCGGAAGATTACGACCTCGTGATGCGCTTCTGGCGGAGTGGCTACCACCTCGGCAATGTGCCCGAAGCCCTCCTGGACTGGCGCGAACATCCGGGCCGCCTCTCCATGACCTCTCCACGCTATTCCGAAGCGGCTTTCCGCCGATTCAAGCGCCATTGGCTCCACGAGTCGCGAATAACGAGGGGGCGTCCGCTGTATCAATGGGGCGCGGGCGAAGTCGGCAAACGCTGGCTGCGCGAATGGCCGCAGGAAACGCTTCAGGCGGTCGCGGATATCCGCCCCGCCAAGATCGGTCAGCGAATTCACGGCTACCACGTTATCCGACCCGAAGACCTCCCCGCGCCCGGTGCGTGTTTCGTCGTCGTCGCCGTGGGCACCCCCGGCGCCCGCGACGAGATCCGTGCCCACGCGGGCCGCCTGGGCTTCCGCGAGGGCGAGGACTACTGCTTCATCGCATGA
- a CDS encoding pyridoxal phosphate-dependent aminotransferase: MPILAERMSRIDASGIRKIFAMAATMKDPVNLSIGQPDYDVDTVVKNEAIAQIQAGFNGYTQTWGIEELREGVAQYYDTRFGAKAENIMITSGVSGGLFLALMATIDPGDEVIFADPYFVMYTHLINLLGGKPVPVDTYPDFKLTPERVEAAITPKTKMLIVNSPGNPTGVTLNKADLEALAAVAKKHDLLVITDEIYESLLYDEKAATMVGMYDKLILLNGLSKSAGMTGWRLGWAAGPSDIIQAMNTLQQYTFVCAPSIVQKAAVKALQADMEPKVAAYREKRDLIYNGLKDTFSVTRPGGAFYIFPEAPGGDGDAFVAKAIENNLLIIPGSVFSARKTHFRISFAAKNETILRGIEILKRIGG, translated from the coding sequence ATGCCCATCCTCGCCGAACGTATGAGCCGCATTGACGCCAGCGGCATCCGCAAGATCTTCGCCATGGCCGCCACCATGAAAGACCCCGTCAACCTCAGCATCGGCCAGCCGGACTATGACGTGGACACCGTGGTAAAGAACGAAGCCATCGCCCAGATTCAGGCCGGCTTTAACGGCTACACCCAGACCTGGGGCATTGAGGAGCTGCGCGAGGGCGTGGCCCAGTATTACGACACGCGATTTGGCGCAAAAGCCGAAAACATCATGATCACCAGCGGGGTATCCGGCGGCCTTTTCCTCGCGCTGATGGCGACCATCGATCCGGGCGATGAAGTCATCTTTGCCGACCCCTACTTCGTCATGTACACCCACCTCATCAACCTGCTCGGCGGCAAGCCGGTGCCGGTGGACACCTACCCCGATTTCAAGCTCACCCCCGAGCGGGTCGAGGCCGCCATCACGCCGAAGACGAAAATGCTCATCGTGAACTCCCCGGGCAACCCAACGGGCGTCACCCTGAACAAGGCCGATCTGGAAGCCCTCGCGGCCGTCGCAAAGAAGCACGACCTCCTGGTCATCACCGATGAAATCTATGAGTCGCTCCTTTACGATGAAAAGGCCGCGACCATGGTGGGGATGTACGACAAGCTCATCCTCCTCAACGGCCTGAGCAAGTCCGCGGGCATGACCGGCTGGCGTCTGGGCTGGGCGGCTGGGCCGAGCGACATCATACAGGCGATGAACACCCTCCAGCAGTACACCTTCGTCTGCGCGCCCTCCATCGTGCAGAAAGCCGCCGTGAAAGCGCTCCAGGCCGACATGGAGCCCAAAGTGGCGGCCTACCGCGAGAAGCGCGACCTGATCTACAACGGCCTGAAGGACACCTTCAGCGTCACCAGGCCCGGGGGCGCTTTCTACATCTTCCCCGAGGCCCCCGGTGGCGATGGCGACGCTTTTGTGGCCAAGGCCATCGAAAACAACCTCCTCATCATTCCCGGCTCCGTGTTCAGCGCCCGAAAGACCCACTTTCGCATCTCATTCGCCGCAAAGAATGAGACCATACTCAGGGGAATTGAGATCCTCAAGCGAATCGGAGGGTAA
- a CDS encoding right-handed parallel beta-helix repeat-containing protein — translation MKTRSLARILFIATVTTLSNFSARCQPLTLHLTPDGNDTATDGPFATIAGARDAIRKLKAAGPLSGPVQVVVGDGEYGITEPIVFTPEDSGTAEAPITYEAAPGANPVIHGGRAITGWRQEGNFWVADIPAVLDRSWTFSQFFVNGERRTPARTPNATNLAGDYPEPNDLFYTVGPVMEKNPTTGEETKSATRFYYKPGDLTSWASLQDAIVVVYHSWETALLRPKSIDESNRILEFTGPTNWGFGYWHPDQRYYIEHLFEGLDQPGEWFLNKKEGRLYYLPMPGEDMNTAKAMAPVAPQLLRLEGKPAEGQFVSHLNFRGLKFYYTEFAVKPEGHSDGQAAASVPAAIEATGARNVHFDQCEVGHLGTYGVWFRRGSQDNKLTRSEVYDLGAGGIRVGEGASPATENEATLRNVIDNNFIHDGGRVFRGAVGVWIGRSSYNQLSHNEICDFRYTGISVGWSWGYDESSAHDNIIEFNHVHNIAKGQLSDTGGIYTLGVSPGTVIRNNIFHDVLSSPKVSGGWGIYFDEGSTGILAENNLVYNTLTGTLHQHYGRDNRVVNNIFAFSHGGQLIRSREEEHNSIFFENNIVYFNNNALLGSTWKNGNFKLDKNVYWTSMPDVVELGEMDFAGRTWEAWRAEGHDVNSVIANPGFENAEAGDFRLKADSPALALGFKPIVYSQAGLYGDPGWVEKPRKIERKPFSPPAAPRPVAIDENFEATAVGNLAEGAHSNEEGEATVRVSDEQAATGMRSLKFSDAPGLTAQYNPHVFYTPGYRTGRARVSFLIRVEAGAVFYHEWRDSQNPYQVGPSLWFNKGQLMVGGNVLSPLPEGHWVAVEISCKLGREADGTFDLGLVVPGMPPQGFTGLACGSPTFRRLDWMGFVSPATEKSAVFVDDVKATVE, via the coding sequence ATGAAAACCCGCTCTCTCGCGCGCATCCTTTTCATCGCCACCGTCACAACGCTTTCGAATTTTTCGGCCCGGTGCCAGCCTCTCACGCTCCACCTCACACCCGATGGCAACGACACGGCCACCGACGGGCCCTTTGCCACCATCGCCGGTGCGCGGGATGCCATCCGCAAGCTCAAGGCCGCCGGGCCGCTTTCTGGTCCGGTGCAGGTCGTGGTGGGCGATGGCGAGTATGGCATCACAGAGCCTATTGTCTTCACGCCGGAAGATTCCGGTACGGCGGAAGCCCCGATCACCTATGAGGCCGCGCCCGGTGCGAATCCGGTTATCCACGGCGGCCGGGCCATCACGGGCTGGCGGCAGGAGGGCAACTTCTGGGTGGCGGATATTCCCGCCGTGCTGGACAGGTCCTGGACCTTCAGCCAGTTCTTTGTGAATGGCGAGCGCCGCACGCCCGCGCGCACGCCGAACGCCACGAACCTGGCCGGTGATTATCCGGAACCGAACGACCTGTTTTACACGGTGGGGCCGGTGATGGAGAAGAATCCCACCACGGGCGAGGAAACGAAGAGTGCAACACGCTTTTACTACAAGCCGGGCGATCTCACTTCGTGGGCGAGTCTTCAGGATGCCATCGTGGTCGTGTATCACTCGTGGGAAACGGCGCTGCTGCGCCCGAAGTCCATTGACGAGTCCAACCGCATCCTTGAGTTTACGGGACCCACGAACTGGGGCTTTGGCTACTGGCATCCGGATCAGCGCTACTACATCGAGCATCTCTTCGAGGGGCTGGATCAGCCGGGCGAGTGGTTCCTCAACAAGAAGGAGGGGCGTCTGTACTATTTGCCCATGCCGGGCGAGGACATGAACACGGCGAAGGCCATGGCGCCCGTCGCGCCGCAGTTGCTGCGCCTCGAAGGCAAGCCGGCCGAGGGCCAGTTTGTGTCGCACCTCAACTTTCGCGGCCTGAAGTTTTACTACACCGAGTTTGCGGTGAAACCCGAGGGGCACAGCGACGGCCAGGCGGCCGCCAGTGTTCCCGCCGCCATCGAGGCGACGGGTGCGCGCAACGTGCACTTTGACCAATGCGAGGTGGGGCATCTGGGCACCTACGGCGTGTGGTTTCGCCGTGGCAGCCAGGACAACAAGCTGACTCGGAGCGAGGTGTATGATCTGGGGGCGGGCGGTATCCGCGTTGGCGAGGGCGCGAGTCCGGCGACGGAGAATGAGGCCACGCTGCGCAATGTGATCGACAATAACTTCATCCACGACGGCGGGCGGGTCTTCCGGGGGGCGGTGGGGGTGTGGATCGGGCGCAGCTCGTACAATCAGCTTTCTCACAATGAGATTTGCGACTTTCGCTATACGGGTATCTCGGTTGGGTGGTCGTGGGGCTACGACGAGAGTTCGGCCCACGACAACATCATCGAGTTCAATCACGTTCACAACATCGCGAAGGGCCAACTCAGCGACACGGGGGGCATCTACACGCTCGGCGTCTCCCCCGGCACCGTCATCCGCAACAATATTTTCCACGATGTGCTTTCCAGTCCCAAGGTTTCCGGGGGCTGGGGCATCTATTTCGACGAGGGCAGCACCGGCATCCTCGCGGAGAACAACCTGGTCTACAACACCCTGACCGGCACCCTGCACCAGCACTATGGCCGTGACAACCGGGTGGTGAACAACATCTTTGCCTTCTCCCATGGCGGCCAGCTTATCCGCTCGCGGGAGGAAGAGCACAACTCCATTTTCTTCGAGAACAATATTGTCTATTTCAACAACAACGCGCTCCTCGGCAGCACATGGAAGAACGGTAATTTCAAACTGGACAAGAACGTGTACTGGACCTCGATGCCCGATGTGGTGGAATTGGGCGAGATGGATTTCGCGGGCCGCACGTGGGAGGCCTGGCGGGCCGAGGGCCATGATGTGAACTCGGTGATTGCGAATCCCGGCTTCGAGAATGCCGAGGCGGGCGACTTTCGACTCAAAGCGGATTCGCCCGCGCTGGCGTTGGGCTTTAAACCGATAGTTTACAGCCAGGCGGGCTTGTACGGGGATCCGGGTTGGGTCGAGAAGCCCCGGAAAATCGAGCGGAAGCCATTTTCTCCGCCCGCCGCGCCCAGGCCCGTGGCGATCGACGAGAACTTTGAAGCGACGGCAGTGGGCAACCTCGCGGAGGGAGCCCATTCGAACGAGGAAGGGGAGGCGACGGTGCGGGTGAGCGATGAGCAGGCGGCCACGGGTATGCGCAGTCTGAAGTTCAGCGATGCGCCTGGACTCACCGCCCAGTACAACCCCCATGTATTCTATACGCCGGGCTACAGGACGGGCAGGGCGCGGGTGAGCTTCTTGATCCGTGTCGAGGCCGGGGCGGTGTTCTACCACGAATGGCGCGACAGCCAGAATCCCTATCAGGTTGGGCCGAGCCTGTGGTTCAACAAGGGGCAACTCATGGTGGGGGGCAATGTGCTGTCGCCTCTGCCGGAAGGGCACTGGGTCGCGGTGGAGATTTCCTGCAAACTCGGACGCGAGGCGGACGGCACCTTTGATCTGGGGCTGGTCGTGCCCGGTATGCCGCCCCAGGGTTTCACGGGTCTGGCGTGCGGCTCGCCCACCTTTCGCCGCCTGGACTGGATGGGGTTTGTCTCTCCGGCAACAGAGAAGTCGGCGGTGTTTGTGGATGACGTGAAGGCGACGGTGGAGTGA